The Papaver somniferum cultivar HN1 chromosome 3, ASM357369v1, whole genome shotgun sequence genome includes a region encoding these proteins:
- the LOC113355705 gene encoding uncharacterized protein LOC113355705 — translation MALTGVKMCEDVWLTCLTHALSTETEEIMGLLLGDIHYSKNGSATALIWGAAPQTRSDRRKDRVETNPEQLAAASAQAERMTLTTGRTTRVIGWYHSHPHITVLPSHVDVRTQGMYQMLDTGFIGLIFSCFNEDAQKTGRIQVIAFQSLDGKQKYMAAPVSVVPVNSTPVIEVESSLSTSENVLPRSASGRPEISERDTASSGTTKASGKASNLEGFFAHADHPGRNKMGGGSHQMDELQDAIVDLDPMDINESMQEALHRSTMELSGAEYVRKEVPLLVLPTSALLKLESPLTSFTDLQRVLYEEEKAAYKQAVLQNMQDGKVHPLAFIHHTSTYQTSMCKLMEYCLSPSISALQDRLRENEIRLKMLTEEAKALEIESTRGSDSSMMSSPRGSPSHGLRGNAAVGQRDLYPPVESVGVRSPSGIGSRSRRS, via the exons TACTCAAAGAATGGGAGTGCCACTGCATTGATTTGGGGAGCAGCCCCCCAGACAAGGTCTGATCGTCGCAAGGATCGAGTGGAGACAAATCCGGAGCAGTTGGCAGCAGCATCAGCTCAAGCTGAA AGAATGACATTGACGACCGGAAGGACTACAAGAGTAATTGGTTGGTACCATTCTCACCCGCATATCACAGTTCTACCATCTCATGTTG ATGTTCGAACGCAGGGTATGTATCAAATGCTAGATACTGGGTTCATTGGACTGATTTTCTCTTGTTTCAATGAGGATGCACAAAAG ACTGGAAGAATCCAGGTTATCGCGTTCCAATCTTTAGATGGGAAGCAGAAATATATGGCAGCACCAGTTTCTGTAGTCCCTGTCAATAGCACTCCAGTAATAGAAGTTGAATCATCTTTGAGTACTTCAGAAAATGTGTTACCAAGATCTGCCTCTGGAAGGCCAGAAATATCTGAGCGCGACACAGCAAGTTCAGGAACAACTAAG GCTTCGGGTAAAGCTTCAAACTTGGAGGGATTTTTCGCTCATGCGGATCATCCAGGAAGAAATAAAATGGGAGGAGGAAGCCATCAGATGGACGAATTACAAGATGCCATCGTTGATTTAGATCCTATGGATATTAATGAAAGTATGCAAGAGGCACTGCACCGTTCAACTATGGAATTGAG TGGCGCAGAGTATGTTAGGAAGGAGGTTCCTCTATTAGTTCTACCCACATCAGCATTGTTAAAGCTCGAATCACCCTTGACATCATTTACTGACTTGCAACGCGTACTATATGAAGAAGAGAAAGCAGCATATAAGCAAGCCGTTTTACAGAATATGCA GGACGGGAAAGTACACCCACTTGCGTTCATCCATCATACCTCAACATATCAAACCTCCATGTGCAAGTTGATGGAATATTG TTTAAGCCCTTCGATAAGTGCACTTCAGGACCGTTTACGAGAAAATGAGATTCGG TTGAAGATGCTAACAGAGGAAGCCAAGGCCTTGGAGATTGAATCTACCAGAGGCAGTGATTCAAGTATGATGAGTTCTCCACGTGGTTCTCCTAGCCATGGTCTCCGAGGCAATGCAGCTGTGGGGCAGAGAGACTTATATCCTCCAGTAGAGTCAGTTGGTGTTAGAAGTCCTTCTGGTATTGGTAGCCGGAGCAGAAGATCTTAA